The genomic window GGCGCCGAGTACCACGCCGCGTCGCTCGCCTACGAGCAGGGACTGATCTCGTTCAGCGAGTTCCGCGATCACCTCGAGCGCGGCGAGCGGTCGCCGTACGCCGACGGCGTCCTCGCCGAGCCGGAGAGCTGGGCCCACGAGCGGACCGACTACGCGAAGGGCGCGCTCGTCTACGGCGAACTCGACCGGCGGCTTCGGGAGGCGACCGACGGGGATCGACGCCTCGAGGACGTCGTCCGGACGCTGAACGCCAACGATGGCCAGGTGACGGCGGCCGACTTCCTGGCGGCGCTCGAGACCGCGGGCGGGACGGAGCTACGAGAGAGCGCGACACGGTACGCGCACACGACGTCGACGCCCGAGACGTGGAGCTCCCTCGATCACCGGTCGGCGTTCGGGCAGCCCCGTACCGCGGTCACGTCGGGGCTCGGCGACGAGCCCGTCACGGTCGACGGCCAGCGGTGGGAGCGCTGGGATCGCGGGGGGCTCTCGGGGCCCGGCGCCGAGATCGGCGCCGGCGACGTGCTGGCGGTGCCGGCCGGCGACCGCGTCGCGGTGCCGGTCGCGCTCGAGAACGTCGACGACCGCGCGGGGACCGCCGACGCGACCCTGCGGGTCGACGGCGACGTCGTCGCGATCGAACAGCGGTCGCTCGAGGCCGGTGAGACGGCGACGACGGCGCTCGCGTGGACGCCGACGAAGCCCGGGATCTACGACGTTCGCGTCGGGACCGATCGACTGACGGTCTACGTCCGGTCGACGCCGAGTACGACCGTCACCGAACTGCGGGTCGAACCCGACAGCGTCGACCCCGGCGAGTCGGTGACGGCGACCGCCTCGGTCGCGACCGCCGACTCCCTCCCCGCGGCCGGGCGCCTCGCGTTCCGGACCGCGTCGGGGACCGAACGCGCCGAGCCGATCGCGCTCGCGCCCGGCGAGACCGGGAGCGTCGCCACGGAGCTGACGTTCGACGACGGCGGCGACTACGAGGTTAGCGTCGGCGGGCGGTCGACGACGGTCTCCGTCGGCGGGATCGAATCGACGGTCGAATCGATGCCCGGCTTCGGTATCGCGGCCGCGACCGTCGCGCTGGGACTCGCGGTCGCGGTCGCGGCGGTCGGTCGGCGGCGCCGCTGAGCGACGGTCGTCTCTGGAACTATCGGGACGGCGTCTCGAGAGCGCACGCTCCGAGTCGCCCGAAAAGCCGTAAATCCGCGCAGCGCGATGTTTGCGTGCCGGTTACAGTTCGTCGGCGATCGACGGCGCGACCGAGACGGCGCTCACTTCGCGTTCGATCGTATCGGTGCCGTAAATCGCTTCGACGCCCGCGCGGCGGAGCTTCGTCACCGCGTTCCGCGCCAGCAGCGGGTGGACGCAGGTGACGAAGACGCGCCCGACGTCTCGCTCCCGGAGGACGCCGACGGCCTCGCTCATGGTCGATCCCGTCGCGATGATGTCGTCGGTCACGACGACGTCGCGGTCGGCCACGTCGACGTCGCTGGGGGAGATTTCGACCTCGGTGCCGGAGTGGCGAGTCTTCTCGAAGTAGTCCGTCTCGCCGTCGCCGTAGGCGTCCCGGACCGTTTCGGCGAGCTCGATCGCTCCCGCGTCGGGCGAGAGGAAGACGGGGTCCGCGAGCTCGGCGGGCAGCGGATCCGCCAGCCGGCCCGACGCGTCGACGGCGGTCGCCGTCGGCTCGAAGAAGTCACAGATCGCCCCCTCGTGGGGGTTGACGGTCACCACGCGGTCCGCTCCGGTCGAAATCGCCCGAGCGACCGCGCGCGCGGAGACCGGATGGCCCGCCTCGAAGGCCTCGTCCTGCCGGGCGTAGCCCATGTACGGCAGGACGGTGACGACGTCCTCGGCGCCGGCCTCGCGGACGGCGTCCTGGAGTTGGAGCAGTTCGAGGTGGGCGTCGCTCGAGACGGTCGAGCCGACGACGATCGCCCTGTCGTCGTCGAAGTCGGGAGCGGCCGCGAGCAGTTCGCCGTCGGGGAACCGGTCGTACTCGACGGCGGCGAGCGATACCTCGAGTTCGTCCGCGAGGGACGCGGCCAGCGTCTGCGAGGCCGAGCCGCTGACGATCGTGGTCATACTCGAGCAGACAGGGCGGGGGATAAACCCGCTTTCGTTCTCGTATCCGGCAGCGTCGGAGACCGACCGCGGCGGTAGCCGGGGACGGCCGGCTACTCCGATTCGTCGTCCGTCGCGCCCTCGCAGTGGCCCGCGTCGGTATTGGTCGAATGCGTCATCGTCTGGCCGTCGGTGATTCGGACGAAGATGCTGAGACAGTTCGATTCGTTCCAGTTCGCGGGGGTGATGTTCACCGGCTCGCCCCCGTTGAGACGGGCAGTCACGCGGAACTGCTCCCGGTCGGACGACCAGCTGTGCTCGAAGGAGATGGTCTCGTCGGCCCCTGGAGATCTGGTCTCCCAGTGCTGGATCTCACCGCCGTACTCGACGAGAATGTCGAAGGTGTGAGACGACTCGTCGAGGTTGTCGACGACGATTCTTCCGGAGACCTGCTCGGCGACGGTCTCGTCGCCTTCGTCTTCGGTTCCGTTTTCGGCCTCGTTTTCGGCGCCGTTCTCGCCGCCGCTTTCGTCGCTCCCCAGACAGCCGGCGATCGCACCCGTGAGGCTGACACCGGTCGCGGTGAGGAGTCGACGGCGTTGGA from Haloterrigena sp. KLK7 includes these protein-coding regions:
- a CDS encoding ribose-phosphate diphosphokinase, which translates into the protein MTTIVSGSASQTLAASLADELEVSLAAVEYDRFPDGELLAAAPDFDDDRAIVVGSTVSSDAHLELLQLQDAVREAGAEDVVTVLPYMGYARQDEAFEAGHPVSARAVARAISTGADRVVTVNPHEGAICDFFEPTATAVDASGRLADPLPAELADPVFLSPDAGAIELAETVRDAYGDGETDYFEKTRHSGTEVEISPSDVDVADRDVVVTDDIIATGSTMSEAVGVLRERDVGRVFVTCVHPLLARNAVTKLRRAGVEAIYGTDTIEREVSAVSVAPSIADEL